GCACCCCGGCGACGGTGCCGGTCCGGCCGGTGGCACCCGCCGGGCCCCTCCACCGGCTCGCGGACTACCTCGAACAGCACGGGCGGACCGAGCGCCGCGCGCTGTGCCCGCCGGAATCGTTCTGGCAGGCGGCCCACGAGCACTTCACGGAGGCCGAGGACGTGTACCGCCTGGCCAACGCGGCGGACGAGCGCCACCGCCTGCGGTGGGCACACCACCTCACCGCACGGGCGGCCGTTCTGGGCCAGCGCCACGCCCTCGTGAAGGTCGCCGACCAGCGTGAGGCGGCGGGGGACCGCGAGGAGGCCGAGCGCCTGTACCTGCGCGCCGCCGAACAAGGCCACACACAGGCCCTGCGCCAGCTCGCGAACAAGCGGGAGAGCGACCTGCGCCGCCCGTATCCGTTCCATCCCTTCTCCAGCGGCCGGAGCGCACCCGCGAGCGCATCCGGGAGAGCACCCACGAGCACACCCGGCGGCGATTTCCCCGCCTTCCGGCCCCGTGGTCCACGGACACCGGGGGAGGACTCGCACCGGGCCGGTTACCTCCGCTTCCCGCCGGATGACGGCGCCTTCCCGTGGTTCCGCCACGGCGCCCACGCGACGCGGGGCGACGCCGCGGAGGAGGACGTCGTACGCCTCTACCGGCTCGCGTCCGACCACGGCAACCCGCACTCCACCCACTGGCTGACGCAGCGGCAGGAGGAGGCGGGGGAGCGGGAGGAAGCCGAGCGCCTCGCCGTCCTGACGGCCGAGCAGGGTCACTCCACCGCCCTGCGGTGGCTGGCGGACCGGCGTGAGGCCGCCGGGGAGCGGGCGGAGGCGGAGCGCCTCGCGCTGCTGGCCGACCGCGATGACCACCGTCCCGAGGGCCTGATGCACCTCGCGAGCGTGCGCGAGAAGGCGGGGGAGCGGGACGATGCCGAACGGCTCGCCCGGCTGGCCGCGCGCGACGGGAACCCCGTCGTGCTGGGCGTGATCGCCGGATACCGCCTCGACGCCGGTGACCGCGAGGACGCCGAACGCCTCTACCGGCTCGCCGCCGACCACGGGGACGCCCACGGGTTCTACAAGCTCGTCCAGCTGCGGGAGGAAGCCGGGGACCACGAGGAAGCGGAACGGCTGGCCCTGCGCAGCGGCGGTCTGGGCCACCTCGCGGAACGGTGGGAGTGGGCCGGGTACCGGGACCACGCCGAGCGCCTCTACCGGCTCGCCGCAGACCGGGGCGCCCCCTGGGCCCTGGTGTCCGCCGCACGGCTGCGGGAACGGGCCGGGGACGACGCGGAGGCCGACCGGCTCTATGTGCTCGCCGCCTCCCACGGCGTCGCCCGGGCCATGGACCGGCTCTCGGAGCTGAGGGAGGAGGCGGGGGACCGGGCGGAGGCCGAGCGTTTCGCGGTCCTGGCCGCCGGACAGCGGGACTACGACGCACTCCACCGGCTCGTGTCGAACCGGGAGCGGGCGGGCGAGGACGGGGAGGCCGTGCGCCTCGCCGTGCTGGCCGCCGACCACGATGACACCCGGGAGCTGAGACGGCTCGCGCTGCGGCGGGAGCGGGCGGGCGAGCACCAGGAGGCCGAGCGCCTCGCTCTCCTCGAAGACGGCGGCAGACGCACGGTCGGATCCGGCGACACCCTGAACACGCTGGTCGTGATGCGGGAGGAAGCGGGTGCCTGGGAGGACGCCGAGCGGCTGGCCCGGCTGGCCGCGGACCGCGGCTGGACGGAGGGCACGACCGCCTGGGAGTGGCGCAGACTGAACTGGCCGTACGGTCTCGACCCGGACGGAACCCGGACCACGCCCTGGGAGTGACGCCCGCCGCCGCGGCCGGAGTGCTCCCACGGCGTGACCCCGTTCCGCCCGGGTCTGGCCCCGGTCGAGGACGGCTACCCGACCAGGCCCGCGACCAGCTGCGAAGGCAGGTACGGGGAGCGGACCGGCACCTCCCAGCCGGCGCGGCGGGCGAGGCAGACCAGTGCCAGGACGTCCAGGTTGAGGGCGGCGTCGGGATCCGAGGCGTTCTCACCCACCTCGTAGTGATCGCGGTGCGCCTCCAGCGCGTCCGCCAGCGCCAGGGCGAAGCCCTCCTCGTCCCCCGCGGTCAGCTGCGAGAGCAGCACCACCGGGGGCGCGAGCTGGTTGAGGTCGCGCGCGCGGAACGCCTCTGTCGCCGCCCGCCGCAGCGCCGGCTCGGCGTCCGCCCCGCGCAGGTGCTCGTGCAGGGCCGTCGCGTACTCCCTGGCCGCCAGGGCGTACCCACCGTAGGCGAGGGGATCCGGGCCGACCCGGACACACTCGGCCAGCAGCCGCTCTTCCCCCGTGACCACGGCCAGCGCCGCGGCCCGCAGCCACTGCACCGGACCCACCCGGTCCCGACGGCCTCCGGCGGGCAGTACGCGCGTCACGCCGCCGACGGTGACCTCCCGCTCGGTGCCCGGCTCGGCCCCGGCCAGCACGAAGGCCGCCGACCCCGCCTCGGCGCCGAGCAGCAGCGCCGCGCGCCCGCGCTCGTCGGGCCCGTCGGTGTCGACCGCCAGCCGCCTCTGGCAGAGCTGGTACTGATGGTCCATCACCCGGGTCAGCCGCCGCATGAGGTTCACCGGCTCCTGCCCGGGATCGCCGAACTCCGCCGCGCTACGGGTCAGGTACTCCTCGTACTCCGCGGGATCGCCGGCTCCGGCTCGCTCCGGTGGCCGCGGCCGGTCCACCACCAGCGGACCGGCCGCCAGCGCAGCGACGGCGTCCGCCCGCTTGTCCGCGCCGAAGGCCCGCACCCGGGGCACGGGCGGGGCGAAACCGCCGATGGGTCCCGCGGGCAGGTAGTCGGAGTCGACGCCCGGCTGCCAGCCGTTCCACCGCTGGGCCATCGCGGCGAGCGCCAGGGCGTCCATGGGCAGCAAGGTGCGCGGAGCGGGATTCCCCGCCCCCGCGTGCCGCTCCCGGTACTCCGCCAACTGCGCGGCCAGCGCCTCGCCGAAGGCGTCCCGGTCCCCCGCCGCCAGGGCCCGCAGCGTCGCGAGCGCCGCCCGGTGGTGGGGCCGGTCGGTGCCCGGGCCCAGCTCCCGGACCAGGGCGTCGATCCGCGCACTGCGCTGCTCGTCGGACACGGGACCCGGTTCACCGGCCGTCCCGGGGTCCTCGATCTCGCCGTAGACGAAGGCCAGCAGGGCGTGGACCAGCGCCACATCGGCCCGGTCCTCGTGACCCCGGCGGGTCACCGCCGTCTCGACGAAGAGCTGTCCGTCCCGGTCGGTGTCACCGGCGACGAACGCGAGGAAGAAGGCGTCCAGCCAGTCGTAGGCGGGGACTTCACGGCCGCGGCCGTCCTTGTCGTACACCACGCCGGTACCGGTGTACTCGATGAACACGTCCCCCACCCGCGACGGCCGCGCGGTCAGCGCGAACGAGCCCGTCGCCGCCGCCGCGGCCGACTCGAAGGCCAGCTTGCAGTCCCTCCCGGTGAGCGAGGGGTTCGCCACCGACCGGGCCCCCAGGTAGTCGAGGAAGGACTCGCAGACCATCTCCCAGCCGTATTCCGGGGATTCGTCGTGCTGCATCCGGTGCACGTCACCGGCCATCCGCTCGGCGAAATCCGTCACCGCGGCGGACAGCGCCGCCTCCCCGACCGCATGGCGCTCGATGTGCACCGCGTACCTCCCACAACTCCCCGCCGGATGCCGTCATCCGATCTTGTCCGTCCAGCATAGGAGGGGGGGCTGACACCACGTCCGGACCGCCCGCGCCCCAGCGCCCCGGCTGCCGCGCGCCCTTAATCGTTACCGGTCAGCGGGGGTCCCCGGGCAGACTGAGGGCTCGCAACCAGGAGGAATCCCATGAGCCAGGCGCCCCTGACTCTCAAAGAACTGATGCCGCCCGACGAGCTCGCGGCGGCCCTCGATGCCGGGCACGTCACCCGCAAATCGCATCCCGAACTACCGCTGTCGATCTACACCTACTCGCGGACCTGCCAGTACGAGCGGGTCTGGAACCGGGTCACCACCCGCTGCCGGGGACTGGTCGCCGACGACGCGACCGGTGAGATCGTCGCGCTGCCCCTGCCGAAGTTCTTCAACGTCGGAGAGCACACGGCCGGTCAGCCCTACGCGCCCGCCCTGCCGGACGAGCCGTTCGAGGTGTACGAGAAGGTCGACGGGAGCCTCGCGGTCGTCTTCCACTACGCGGGAGCGTGGCGGGTCGCGTCCAAGGGCTCGTTCATCAGCGAGCAGGCCACCTGGGCCCAGCGGCACCTCGACGCCAAGGACACCACCGCGCTGACCCCGGGCGTGACCTACCTGGCCGAGGTCCTCTACCCGCAGAACCGGATCGTCGTCGACTACGGCGACCGCCGGGACCTGGTGCTGCTCGCGGCGATGGGCCCGGACGGCACCGAACTGCCGCTCGCACGGGCCGCGCAGGACTGGCAGGGCATAGGTTCCGTCGTCACGGCGTGGCCCGCCATGCCGCTGGCCGAGCTGATCGCGCTGACCGAGTCCAGCACGCTGCCCGGAGGCGGCGCGGCGACCGGCACCGACGCCGAGGGCTACGTCCTGCGCTACGCCTCCGGGGTCCGGGTGAAGGCCAAGATCGCCGAATACGTACGCCTCCACAAGGTGCTGACCGGCGTCACCGAACGCGATATCTGGCGCGGGCACGGCATCCAGCGGTTCGCCGCGCTGCCCGCACGGCAGGTCGCCCAGGGCCTCGGCTGCTCGCTCGCCGAGGTACGGGCCCACGGCGGCGCACCGCTCGACGCGCTCCTCGAACAGGTCCCGGACGAATTCGACACCTGGGTCCGCGAGATGATCGCGGGGATGGAACGCGCCGCGGCCGACCGCGAACGCGCCATCGACGAGGCCTTCCGGGAGATCGCGCACCTCGGCGACGACCGGGGAGCCTTCGCCCGCGCCACCCGCGCCGTGACCGATCCGGGCATCCGGGCGGCCATGTTCCTGCGGTTCGACGGGCGGCCGACCGACCTCGTCACCTGGCGGGCGGTGCGGCCGCAGGCGTCCGACCCGTTCACGACCGATGAGGAGAACTGACCAGTGCCTGTCGTACACGTCATGACGGGGCTGCCCGCGTCGGGCAAGACCACCGCCGCGCGCTCGCTCCAGGAGGAGTCCGGGGGCCGGATGCGCCGCGTCAACCTCGACGACCTGCGGGCCATGCTCGACGTCCCCGCTCAGGACGGGGAGCGGTCGTTCGCCCACGAACAGACGGTCCTCGCGATCCAGGACGCCGCGGTGCGCACCGCCGTCGAGGGCGGCTTCGACGTGGTCGTCGACAACACCCACCTGACGCAGCACGTCCCCAAGCGGCTGAAGGCGGCCGTCGCGGGCCGGGCCGCCTTCGTCGTCCACGACTTCACCGGCGTGCCGGTCGAGGAATGCGTACGCCGGGACGCGGAGCGGGAGCGGTCCGTCGGCGAGGAGATCATCCGGATCCTCGCCGAGAAGCATGCGAAGGCCACCAAGGGCGGCTGGCGGCTCACCGAGGCCTGGCTGAACGACCAGCCGGACGTACGGCCCTACGTCGCCGACCCGGCGCTGCCGGCCGCCGTGATGTGCGACATCGACGGGACGCTGGCGATCCGGGGCGACCGCGGCCCGTACGACTTCTCGCGGTGCGGGACCGACCTCCTCAACCCGTCGGTCCGGCACGCCCTGACCGCGTTCCGGCGGGCCGACGGCGACACCATCGTGCTGTTGTCCGGGCGCAGCGAGGAACACCGTCCGCAGACGGAGGAATGGCTCGCGCGGTACGAAGTGCCCTACGACGAGCTGTGGATGCGGGCGTCCGGGGACCACCGGCAGGACGACATCGTCAAGGCCGAACTCTTCGACCGGCACGTTCGGAGCCGCTTCGCGGTCCGGGTCTCGCTGGACGACCGGGACCGGGTGGTCGCCATCTGGCGCCGGATGGGCCTGCCCACCTGGCAGGTCAACTACGGCGCCTTCTGACCGGACCGCGCGCCGAACCAGCGCCGGACCGCCCCGCCGTGCCCCCCGACAGGGCGCGGCGGGGACCCGCGCGGACTCCTCACGCCTGATCGGAGTCCTCGCGGGGCTCCTCCTCCGCCCCCTCCCCGTGGCCCGCCGGACAGGGCGGGCACAGGCGGGCGTACACGGCCATGACCTCCTCCACCGTCTGGTTCCGCTTGCGCACGCACGCCGCCTTCCGCGACTCCTCCTTGCACACCAGCTCGGCCCGCGCCCCCTCCAGGACGGCGATGGCCTGCCAGCCCTTGAGCACGCACAGCAGCACCTTGCACAGGCATTCCACATAGGCCGATACGTTGGCGAAGCCGCGCCACGCGTCATGGATCCGGCGCAGCAGCACCAGCAGCCGCGCGTACAGCCGGACGACGTCCTTGCCCACGACCGGGTCGGCGGCGTCGGTGAGCAACTGCGCCGCGTCCGTCCGGATCTTCGCGGCCCGCTCCGGCAGCGCCGTCAGCTCCCCGTCCAGGGAGACGAAGCACGCCGTGTCGCGCACGACCTCCGCGGTGTACCGGGCGATCCGCGCCGACAGGGTCGCGACCGTGTCCTCGTCCCCGACCTCGTCGTCGAACACGCAGTCGCACTCGTCCACACAGCAGCCCCAGCCGTCCGAGCACGCGCTGATCTCCTCGAACACCTCGTCCACGGCCTCGCGCAGACAGTGCCGCTGCTCGGGCGTGATGCGGCAGCGGATCTGCTCGCGGACCCGGTCGAGGACCTCGCCCGCCGCGTCCAGATCGGCCTGGGCGGTGTGCCGGGCCTTGGTGTACTCCACGCGCGCGGCGCCCAGCTTCTCCTGGAACTCCCGCAGCTGCGGCAGGTGTTCCTGGGTGACCTCGGCCCGGCGCTGGATCCCCTTCGCGCTGCACGCGAGGGCGTCGATGGCGCCGAGGTCACAGTCGGTGCCGGCCGGCCGGGGGTGCGAGGTGCTGCTCATGAGGGCTCTCCTTCTCGAAGGGGCAGGCGCACCGAGTGTGGGCCGCGGGGTGTCACCGGTCCGTCGCCCGCGCCCCGCAACGCCCGCGTGACGGGGCGGCCCGCAGCATCGGAGCATGGCTGGATACCGGGCACTCGCCGCCGTGGGGCGCAGCGTCGTGACGCTGCTCAACGCGGGCTTCCGCGCGGAGATCCCCGACGGGCCCCGCCGCCCGGTGGCGGTCCTCGCCGGGCCCGTCGACTTCGACCGGGTGGGCAGCACGGACGCCGTCATCCGCCGCCCCGCGGTGTCCGTCTACTGCTACCGGCTGAGCGTCGACCACGACACCCGGCCCGCGTGGGCGGCCCTGGCCGCGCAGGACGGGCTGCCCCGGCTGCCGCTGCGGATGCACCTGCTCCTCGCCGCCTGGGACGAGTTCGTGGAGAGCGAGCTGGAATGGCTCGGCCTCGCCGTGCGGATCATGGAGAGCGCGGGCCCCCTCACCGGGCCCCTCCTCGATCCCACCGGCGACTGGCTGCCGGGGGACTCCGTCCAGGTCGTGCCCGACGAGCTGGCGATGGACTCGATGAGCGAGGCCTTCCAGGCGATGACCACCGACTACCGGCTCTCCCTTCCCTACCTCGCGCGGGTCGTGCGCATCGACGGCCGCCGCTTCCCGGTTCCCGGCGAGGTCACCACGGTCGCCGTCGCGACCTCGGAGCCGCCGCGATGAGCGCCGGCCCGGGCGCGGACCCGGACCGGTGGAGTGCGGACCGGTGGGGCGCGGGTCCGGACCGGCCGCTCGCCCTCGCCGCCGGGGCGGCCGGGGTGGCCGCCGTACTGCACCGGCTCGCCCTCGCCGTGCGCCCGCTCGACGCCCACACCCGGGCCCCGGCCGGTCCCGGGGTGCGCGTCGGCTGGGAATCCGGCCGGGTCCCCGGCCGCCGCCCCCGGCCGGAGGGGCCCGTCCGCTCCCTGGAGCGCCACGAAGCGGCCGGGTTCGTCCTGCGGTACGGGACCTCGGGCGCCCCGGGCGAGATCGGCGCCGCCGTGCGCGTACGGATCGACGACCCGGCCCGCCGCTGGATCCCGCGGCGGTTCTCCGTACCGCTGTGGACCCGCGCCGAGCTGGCCGGCGCCGACACCAGCCCGCCCACCGCGCCCCCGGTCCGCGCCGACGCCCGGCTGCTGCTGCCCTGGATGCTGCCCGGCCCCGCCTACCCGCTCCCGCAGGGCATGACGGGCCTGCGGCTGCGTGTCACCCGCCCGGGCCGGGGACCGGGGCCGGACACCCCCGTGCGGTGGCCGCGGGTGGAGGCGTACGGCCCGGGCGGGGTGCTCGTCGGCTGGGGCCATGGGGACGAGCACGGAGAGGTGCTGCTGCTGATCGGCGGCGGCGCGCCCCTGCCCTTCCCGCCGCCGCCCCGCTTCGACGTCGCGCTGCGCACCCACGCCCCGGACCCGGACCCCGACCCGGGCCCGGCGGCCCCGCCGGACGACCCCCTCGACCCCCTCGACCCCCTGGACCCCCTCGACGGCCTCGTGGCCGAGGCCGTCGAGCGCAGCACCTCCCCGCCCCGGCCCCAGGACCTCGACAACGACGTGCTGCGCGGCCTCGCACCGCCGCCCGGATACCGCACCTGCGCCGTGGACACCGTCCGCACCCTCACCGTCGGCCAGGTGGTTCCCGCCGGCGATCTGTCCCACACCACCGACCGGCCCGTGACCGAGGAGAGCCGTACATGCCCGAGTACCTGACCCCCGGCGTCTATGTCGAGGAGACCAGCTTCCGCTCCCGGTCCATCGAGGGCGTACCGACCAGCACCTTCGCCATGGCGGGCCGCACCGCGTACGGTCCGGTGCCCTACAGCCTGCCCGAGGGCGGACCCACCGTGCTGCCCGCGCCGACCCTGGTCACCAGCTACACCGAGTACGAACGGGCCTTCGGCGGCCTGACCATCGGTGAGGACAACTGCCACCTCGCGCTCGCCGCCCGGGCCTTCTTCGCCAACGGCGGCCGACGGCTCTACGTCTCCCGGGTCTTCACCTTCACCCGGACCGCCGGGACACCCCCCGTCATCGACGTCCCCCGCAACTTCGCCTCCGTCCCCGTCCCCGCGCAGGGCGCGCCACTGGTCCGGTGGCGGGCGCGCTGGCCCGGTTCGGCGGGCTCGCGGATCAGCGTCGCCGTGACCTTCCGCCGCGGCAAGAACATCCTCGTCCCCCGTACGGGCGCCCTGCCGCGGCTCACCGGGGTGCGCCCCGGCGCCGCGGTGGAGGTCGTCCCGCTCGCCGGGGGCGAGGCCCCGGTCCTGCCCGACAGCACGGCGCCGGTCCCGGGGAACGTCCGGATCGTGGCCCGCCGCGCCGACGGTGAGCTGGGCTACCTCGGCGCCCAGGGCGCCTTCGAGCCGGTCGCCGCCGGTACCGCCGCCTTCCACCTCACCCTCGCCGTCACCGTGCGCTCCGAGGGCGAGCGCACCGATGTGTACAACGAACTGGAGCTGGACGACGCCCACCCCCGGTCGGTGGCCCGCGTCCTGCAAGCGGCCGACCCGGCCGACGAGTTCGCCCTGGTCTGGCTGGAGAACGTACCGCCGGCGACCGGCGCGCAGCCGGTGACCGCGGGCGCCCGGCTCACCGCGCTCCTCACCCCCGCGCAGGGCCTCTACCTGACCGGCGGCGGCGACGGGGACGCGCTCACCGCGGCCGACCTCGGCGGCCGCGACGCCAATCCGGACAGCCTCACCGACCCCGCCCGCGGCCTCGGCGCGCTCGCGGAGATCGATGACATCGCCATCGTCGCCGTCCCGGACACCGTCACCCTCGACGCCGCGGAGCAGAAGAGCGCGGTGGACCTCCTCATCGGGCACTGCGAGCGACTGCGCTACCGGATGGCGGTCATCGATCCGCCCCCGGACAGCTCGGTCTCCGAAGTGCGCCGCTTCCGGGCCCAGTTCGACACCAAGTACGCCGCCCTCTACTACCCGTGGGTGCGGATCACCGACCCGGCCCGCCGCGCCGACCCCGGGGCCCCGGCCGCCCTCCTGGACGTACCGCCCTCGGGCTACGTCGCCGGGATCTATGCCCGCAGCGACATCGAGCGCGGTGTGCACAAGGCCCCCGCCAACGAGGTCCTCCTCGGCATCGACGACTTCACCACGAACGTGACCTACGACCGCCAGGCCGTGCTCAACCCCGAAGGCATCAACGCCCTGCGGTTCTTCGAGGGCCGCGCCCGCCGCGTCTGGGGCGCCCGGACCATGAGCTCCGACCCCGAGTGGAAGTACGTGAACGTCCGCAGGCTCTTCATCTACCTGGAGCACTCGATCGACAAGTCGACCCAGTGGGCGGTGTTCGAGCCCAACAACGAACGGCTGTGGGCCTCCGTCCGACAGTCGGTCGAGGACTTCCTGATCGCCACCTGGCGGACCGGCGCGCTCCTGGGCAGCAAACCCGAGGACGCGTTCTTCGTCCGCTGCGACCGCACCACCATGACGCAGAACGACCTGGACAACGGACGGCTGGTCTGCCTGGTCGGCGTGGCCCCCACCTACCCCGCCGAGTTCGTCGTGTTCCGCGTCGGACAGTTCACGGCCGACGCCCAGCGCGCCTGACGCGCCCCGAGACCAGCAGCCGGAAGACCAGGAGACAGACCCATGGCCACGCGCACCAACCCCTACGGAGCCTTCAACTTCCTCGTCCAGCTGGGCAATACGAGCGCCGGCATCGAAGGGGACATCGGCGGCGGCTTCTCCGATTTCAGCGGAGCGGGGAACGAGGTGAAGTTCTCCGAGTACCGCAACGGGAACGACCAGTTCAACCACGTCCGCAAGATCGCCAACACCAACACCACCGACGACATCACCCTCAAGCGCGGCATCATCGGCGACCTGCGCCTGTTCCAGTGGATCGCCGACACCCGCAGCGGCCTCTACCGCCCCCTCACCGTGATCGTCACGCTCAACGACGAGGGCCACACCTCCGTCTGTTCCTGGCGGCTGAACTTCGCCCAGCCCAAGAAATGGGTCGGCCCCACCCTCCAGGGCAAGGGCGGCGGCGAGGTGGCCATGGAGGAGCTGCACCTCGTCGCGGAATCCATCGACTTCCTGTCGGCCTCCTCGTGACCCCCGCCGGACCGCGGCTCGGCGCCCCCGGTGTGTACCGGGACGCGCGCCGCCCCGCGCCCGCCCCAGGCCCGGTGCGCCTGGACATCGCCGGGTTCGTCGGGGTGGCCCCGCGCGGCCCCGTCGACACCCCGGTCGCCGTCGACCGCTGGACGGACTACCTGGACCGCTTCGGCGGCTTCGAGGGCCCGGGCCTGCTGCCCTACGCGGTACGGGCGTTCTTCGCCCAGGGCGGAGTCCGCGCCCATGTGCTGCGCGTGTCCCCCCTCCCGCGCGCCCCGCACCCCGCGGCCGAAGCGGCCCACGCGCTGCACCGGACCCGGCTCGGGGACGGAACCGGTGCGGGGACGGGTGCGGGGCGCGGCCCCGAGGTGGACCTGCGGGCCCGCGACGAGGGCGGCTGGGGCGGGCGGCTCTCGGTCCGCTGGGAGTTCACCGGGTCCGAGCAGTTCGAGGCCGTCGTGACCGGCCGGGAGCTGGCCCTGCCCGAGGCCCGGACCCCGCCCGCCGGAAGCGTGCTGCGCCTGCGGGGCGCCGGACTGCCCGCCGCCGGGAGCCTCTTCCGCGTCACCGGGTTCGGGGACGCGCCCACCGGCCCCGGCCCCAGGGGGCCGCGGCGCCGGACCGCCGTCCTGGACCGGCCGCCCCTCACCGGCCCCGGCGGCCGGACCGTCACGCTGACCGTGGAGGCCGAGGCCGTCACCCTCACGGTCACGGTCACCGACCCCGACCCGGCGCGCCCCCGCCAGGAACGCTTCGCCGGGCTCGGGCTCGCCCCCGGCCACCCCCGCGCCGCCGCCGCGGTGCTGGCCGCCGAATCCCTCCTCGTCACCCCCGCCGGGACCTGGCCCGAGACCCTGCTGCCCCCCGACGGCCGGCTCGGGTCCGTACTGTCCCGGCCCGTCCGTCCCGGTCTCGACCGCTACGCGGACATCGGCCCCGACAGCTTCCAGGGCCCCGGCCCCGTCGACCTGCTGCCGACCGGCGGCAGCGAGAGCGCGGAGGAGCCCGGCGGGGGCCCGCTTCCGGCCGTCGGCATGGACCGGATGGCACTGGTCACCGAGGTCGCCCTGCTGGCCGTGCCCGACCTGCTCTGGGAGCACAGCGAGGCCCCGCAGAGCACCGAACTCCCGGCCCGGACCGCGCCCGGCGCGGTCTTCGCACCGTGCCCGCCCCCGCCGGTGGCGCTGACCTCCCGCCCCGCCGCCGTACGGGAGTTCCTGCTGGACGGAGCGACGGAACTGCCCGAGATCCTGCGCCGCCAGCAACGGCTCGTGGCCCTCGCCGA
This is a stretch of genomic DNA from Streptomyces sp. NBC_00536. It encodes these proteins:
- a CDS encoding phage tail sheath family protein is translated as MPEYLTPGVYVEETSFRSRSIEGVPTSTFAMAGRTAYGPVPYSLPEGGPTVLPAPTLVTSYTEYERAFGGLTIGEDNCHLALAARAFFANGGRRLYVSRVFTFTRTAGTPPVIDVPRNFASVPVPAQGAPLVRWRARWPGSAGSRISVAVTFRRGKNILVPRTGALPRLTGVRPGAAVEVVPLAGGEAPVLPDSTAPVPGNVRIVARRADGELGYLGAQGAFEPVAAGTAAFHLTLAVTVRSEGERTDVYNELELDDAHPRSVARVLQAADPADEFALVWLENVPPATGAQPVTAGARLTALLTPAQGLYLTGGGDGDALTAADLGGRDANPDSLTDPARGLGALAEIDDIAIVAVPDTVTLDAAEQKSAVDLLIGHCERLRYRMAVIDPPPDSSVSEVRRFRAQFDTKYAALYYPWVRITDPARRADPGAPAALLDVPPSGYVAGIYARSDIERGVHKAPANEVLLGIDDFTTNVTYDRQAVLNPEGINALRFFEGRARRVWGARTMSSDPEWKYVNVRRLFIYLEHSIDKSTQWAVFEPNNERLWASVRQSVEDFLIATWRTGALLGSKPEDAFFVRCDRTTMTQNDLDNGRLVCLVGVAPTYPAEFVVFRVGQFTADAQRA
- a CDS encoding immunity 49 family protein, giving the protein MHIERHAVGEAALSAAVTDFAERMAGDVHRMQHDESPEYGWEMVCESFLDYLGARSVANPSLTGRDCKLAFESAAAAATGSFALTARPSRVGDVFIEYTGTGVVYDKDGRGREVPAYDWLDAFFLAFVAGDTDRDGQLFVETAVTRRGHEDRADVALVHALLAFVYGEIEDPGTAGEPGPVSDEQRSARIDALVRELGPGTDRPHHRAALATLRALAAGDRDAFGEALAAQLAEYRERHAGAGNPAPRTLLPMDALALAAMAQRWNGWQPGVDSDYLPAGPIGGFAPPVPRVRAFGADKRADAVAALAAGPLVVDRPRPPERAGAGDPAEYEEYLTRSAAEFGDPGQEPVNLMRRLTRVMDHQYQLCQRRLAVDTDGPDERGRAALLLGAEAGSAAFVLAGAEPGTEREVTVGGVTRVLPAGGRRDRVGPVQWLRAAALAVVTGEERLLAECVRVGPDPLAYGGYALAAREYATALHEHLRGADAEPALRRAATEAFRARDLNQLAPPVVLLSQLTAGDEEGFALALADALEAHRDHYEVGENASDPDAALNLDVLALVCLARRAGWEVPVRSPYLPSQLVAGLVG
- a CDS encoding Pvc16 family protein produces the protein MAGYRALAAVGRSVVTLLNAGFRAEIPDGPRRPVAVLAGPVDFDRVGSTDAVIRRPAVSVYCYRLSVDHDTRPAWAALAAQDGLPRLPLRMHLLLAAWDEFVESELEWLGLAVRIMESAGPLTGPLLDPTGDWLPGDSVQVVPDELAMDSMSEAFQAMTTDYRLSLPYLARVVRIDGRRFPVPGEVTTVAVATSEPPR
- a CDS encoding tetratricopeptide repeat protein, which translates into the protein MEQRSAGGGGAGDARGAGDAGESADEARRRGALAELRARLEDGRDKADLSMTQWARRAGLGRSTLYEALKAGEPPSGRVVAALAKSLALPVEPLLELRRRALTLPEVPPVREPPVRESPTDQPPVGDRSAGAPPAGVGRPIARCDPIDLEVHPSADPVGVRSPGSRGAAGSGALAGYVRREHDAVLERAVRAAATGTSAMVVLVGSSSTGKTRACWEAVQALAPHGWRLWHPYDPTRAEAALADIERVAPRTVVWLNEAQHYLGADTATGERVAAALRTLLSDPERGPVLVLATLWPDYAHAYTALPGPAASRPASQVGQLLEGRIVVVPDAFDQAALGAAADLAAAGDVQLARSLPLVSDGHLTQQLAGAPQLLHRYRAADPAAGALLRAAMDARRLGVGLHLPHSFLTEAVTDYLTEAEHDTLADDWAERAFGYLAAPVHGNLAPLRRVRPRPPRRTPGTPATVPVRPVAPAGPLHRLADYLEQHGRTERRALCPPESFWQAAHEHFTEAEDVYRLANAADERHRLRWAHHLTARAAVLGQRHALVKVADQREAAGDREEAERLYLRAAEQGHTQALRQLANKRESDLRRPYPFHPFSSGRSAPASASGRAPTSTPGGDFPAFRPRGPRTPGEDSHRAGYLRFPPDDGAFPWFRHGAHATRGDAAEEDVVRLYRLASDHGNPHSTHWLTQRQEEAGEREEAERLAVLTAEQGHSTALRWLADRREAAGERAEAERLALLADRDDHRPEGLMHLASVREKAGERDDAERLARLAARDGNPVVLGVIAGYRLDAGDREDAERLYRLAADHGDAHGFYKLVQLREEAGDHEEAERLALRSGGLGHLAERWEWAGYRDHAERLYRLAADRGAPWALVSAARLRERAGDDAEADRLYVLAASHGVARAMDRLSELREEAGDRAEAERFAVLAAGQRDYDALHRLVSNRERAGEDGEAVRLAVLAADHDDTRELRRLALRRERAGEHQEAERLALLEDGGRRTVGSGDTLNTLVVMREEAGAWEDAERLARLAADRGWTEGTTAWEWRRLNWPYGLDPDGTRTTPWE
- a CDS encoding T4 RnlA family RNA ligase; amino-acid sequence: MSQAPLTLKELMPPDELAAALDAGHVTRKSHPELPLSIYTYSRTCQYERVWNRVTTRCRGLVADDATGEIVALPLPKFFNVGEHTAGQPYAPALPDEPFEVYEKVDGSLAVVFHYAGAWRVASKGSFISEQATWAQRHLDAKDTTALTPGVTYLAEVLYPQNRIVVDYGDRRDLVLLAAMGPDGTELPLARAAQDWQGIGSVVTAWPAMPLAELIALTESSTLPGGGAATGTDAEGYVLRYASGVRVKAKIAEYVRLHKVLTGVTERDIWRGHGIQRFAALPARQVAQGLGCSLAEVRAHGGAPLDALLEQVPDEFDTWVREMIAGMERAAADRERAIDEAFREIAHLGDDRGAFARATRAVTDPGIRAAMFLRFDGRPTDLVTWRAVRPQASDPFTTDEEN
- a CDS encoding phage tail protein — protein: MATRTNPYGAFNFLVQLGNTSAGIEGDIGGGFSDFSGAGNEVKFSEYRNGNDQFNHVRKIANTNTTDDITLKRGIIGDLRLFQWIADTRSGLYRPLTVIVTLNDEGHTSVCSWRLNFAQPKKWVGPTLQGKGGGEVAMEELHLVAESIDFLSASS
- a CDS encoding phosphatase domain-containing protein, coding for MPVVHVMTGLPASGKTTAARSLQEESGGRMRRVNLDDLRAMLDVPAQDGERSFAHEQTVLAIQDAAVRTAVEGGFDVVVDNTHLTQHVPKRLKAAVAGRAAFVVHDFTGVPVEECVRRDAERERSVGEEIIRILAEKHAKATKGGWRLTEAWLNDQPDVRPYVADPALPAAVMCDIDGTLAIRGDRGPYDFSRCGTDLLNPSVRHALTAFRRADGDTIVLLSGRSEEHRPQTEEWLARYEVPYDELWMRASGDHRQDDIVKAELFDRHVRSRFAVRVSLDDRDRVVAIWRRMGLPTWQVNYGAF